One stretch of Variovorax sp. 54 DNA includes these proteins:
- the tolQ gene encoding protein TolQ produces MNQDLSIINLLLHASFVVQLVVLLLVIVSVASWAAIIRKYFSLKRIRVLNEDFEREFWSGTSLNELFASAAQNAKFAGPMERIFASGMREYQKLRERHVTDAPTLLDGARRAMRASFQRELDAAEQNLSFLATVGSVSPYVGLFGTVWGIMHAFTGLAALTQVTLATVAPGIAEALVATAIGLFAAIPAVVGYNRFAREIDKIAIALETYIEEFSNILQRNLSANPGAVTPAASVTAANR; encoded by the coding sequence ATGAACCAAGATCTCTCCATCATCAATCTCCTGCTCCACGCCAGCTTCGTGGTGCAACTGGTCGTGCTGCTGCTGGTGATCGTGTCGGTCGCCAGCTGGGCCGCCATCATCCGCAAGTACTTTTCCCTCAAGCGCATCCGTGTGCTCAATGAAGACTTCGAGCGCGAGTTCTGGTCGGGCACCAGCCTGAACGAGCTGTTCGCCTCGGCCGCACAAAACGCCAAGTTCGCCGGCCCCATGGAGCGCATCTTTGCCTCCGGCATGCGCGAGTACCAGAAGCTGCGCGAGCGCCACGTGACCGATGCGCCCACGTTGCTCGACGGCGCCCGCCGCGCCATGCGCGCGAGCTTCCAGCGCGAGCTGGATGCGGCCGAGCAGAACCTGTCGTTCCTGGCCACCGTCGGTTCGGTGTCGCCGTACGTGGGCCTGTTCGGCACGGTCTGGGGGATCATGCATGCCTTCACCGGCCTGGCCGCCCTCACGCAGGTGACGCTGGCCACCGTGGCGCCCGGCATTGCCGAAGCGCTGGTGGCCACGGCCATCGGCCTGTTCGCCGCCATTCCCGCGGTGGTCGGCTACAACCGCTTCGCGCGCGAGATCGACAAGATCGCCATCGCCCTGGAGACCTACATCGAAGAGTTCTCCAACATCCTGCAGCGCAACCTCTCGGCCAACCCCGGCGCCGTGACGCCCGCCGCCTCGGTCACCGCCGCGAACCGCTGA
- the tolA gene encoding cell envelope integrity protein TolA, translating to MSLALDRPEFAPPPQRGTPRAVVLALIAHALLIAALTWGVRWRSEADDGAVDAELWSTTVMQAAPRLSVPEPPAPVPAPPPPAPAPPPPPPPAVKPPEPAPAPAPDIALEREKKLKEQKAQKERELEQQRQQQKKKELEAKERAEDEAERKKEQQKKLADQKKQQEAEAKQAEAKKAEAATKQAAADRAATLKRMQGMAGASGNEDAKGNALRTTGPSSGYGARIAEKVRPNITFPDADSVNGNPEAEFLVNLAPDGTIVGVKLAKSSGLPAWDEAAERGLRKTDKLPRDNDGRIFPSLIVTLKPKR from the coding sequence ATGTCGCTCGCCCTGGATCGCCCCGAGTTCGCGCCGCCGCCGCAGCGCGGCACGCCCCGCGCGGTGGTGCTCGCGCTCATTGCCCACGCGCTGCTGATCGCCGCCCTCACGTGGGGGGTGCGCTGGCGCAGCGAAGCCGACGACGGCGCGGTCGATGCCGAGCTGTGGTCGACCACGGTGATGCAGGCCGCTCCGCGCCTGTCGGTGCCGGAGCCGCCGGCCCCCGTGCCCGCACCGCCGCCGCCTGCGCCCGCGCCGCCCCCACCGCCTCCCCCGGCCGTCAAGCCGCCCGAGCCGGCGCCTGCCCCTGCGCCCGACATCGCGCTGGAGCGCGAGAAGAAGCTCAAGGAACAGAAAGCGCAAAAAGAGCGCGAGCTCGAACAGCAGCGCCAGCAGCAAAAGAAGAAAGAGCTCGAGGCCAAGGAGCGCGCCGAAGACGAAGCCGAGCGCAAGAAAGAGCAACAGAAGAAACTGGCCGACCAGAAAAAGCAGCAGGAGGCCGAGGCCAAGCAGGCTGAAGCGAAGAAGGCTGAAGCGGCCACCAAGCAGGCGGCCGCGGATCGCGCCGCAACGCTCAAGCGCATGCAGGGCATGGCCGGCGCCAGCGGCAACGAAGACGCGAAGGGCAATGCCCTGCGCACCACCGGCCCGTCGAGTGGCTACGGTGCGCGCATCGCCGAGAAGGTGCGCCCGAACATCACCTTCCCCGATGCCGACAGCGTGAACGGCAACCCCGAGGCCGAGTTCCTGGTCAACCTGGCACCCGACGGCACCATCGTCGGCGTCAAGCTCGCCAAGTCCAGCGGCCTGCCGGCCTGGGACGAAGCCGCCGAACGCGGCCTGCGCAAGACCGACAAGCTGCCGCGCGACAACGACGGGCGCATCTTCCCGTCGCTCATCGTCACGCTCAAGCCCAAGCGCTGA
- a CDS encoding riboflavin synthase produces MFTGIITGVGRIAAIHDLGTSSSYGKRLSIEVPDGYLDDVGLGDSIALNGACMTVTTLAPERGQFTIDISAESLDKTAGLTDEGSRINLEKALRASDRLGGHIVSGHVDGIGHVSFFAPVGESWELRVVAPPALARFLAYKGSITINGVSLTVNTVADIADGAEVSINLIPHTVENTSLGGLKTGSKVNLEIDTVARYVERMLQAGMLTPSLTSPTSPKDTSK; encoded by the coding sequence ATGTTCACCGGAATCATCACCGGCGTGGGGCGCATCGCCGCCATCCACGACCTCGGCACCTCCTCCTCCTACGGCAAGCGACTCAGCATCGAGGTGCCCGACGGCTACCTCGACGACGTCGGGCTCGGCGACAGCATCGCGCTCAACGGCGCCTGCATGACGGTCACCACGCTCGCACCTGAACGCGGGCAATTCACCATCGACATTTCCGCGGAGTCCCTCGACAAGACGGCCGGCCTGACCGACGAAGGCAGCCGCATCAACCTCGAGAAGGCCCTGCGAGCGAGCGACCGCCTCGGCGGCCACATCGTCTCGGGCCACGTGGACGGCATCGGCCACGTGAGCTTCTTCGCGCCGGTCGGCGAAAGCTGGGAGCTGCGCGTGGTCGCACCGCCCGCGCTCGCACGCTTCCTGGCCTACAAAGGCTCCATCACCATCAACGGCGTGAGTCTCACGGTCAACACCGTGGCCGACATTGCCGACGGCGCCGAGGTCAGCATCAACCTGATCCCGCACACCGTGGAAAACACCTCCCTCGGCGGCCTGAAAACCGGCTCGAAGGTCAACCTCGAAATCGACACCGTGGCGCGCTACGTGGAGCGCATGCTTCAGGCCGGCATGCTCACCCCCTCTTTGACGTCTCCCACGTCTCCCAAGGACACTTCGAAATGA
- the nrdR gene encoding transcriptional regulator NrdR, translating into MKCPFCGHLETQVVETRVSEDADFVRRRRQCSACDKRFTTYERPDVNFPVVVKKDGSRADFDSTKVRASMMLALRKRPVSIEQIDNALLRIEQKLLASGLREIDSTKVGELVMRELKKLDKVAYVRFASVYRSFEDVDEFRQLLRDI; encoded by the coding sequence ATGAAATGCCCTTTTTGCGGTCATCTCGAAACGCAGGTCGTCGAGACCCGCGTTTCGGAAGACGCCGACTTCGTCCGCAGGCGCCGCCAGTGCAGCGCCTGCGACAAGCGCTTCACCACGTATGAGCGCCCGGACGTCAACTTCCCCGTCGTGGTCAAGAAGGACGGCAGCCGCGCCGACTTCGACTCGACCAAGGTCCGCGCCTCGATGATGCTAGCGCTGCGCAAGCGCCCCGTGAGCATCGAGCAGATCGACAACGCCCTGCTGCGCATCGAGCAGAAGCTGCTGGCCAGCGGCCTGCGCGAAATCGATTCGACCAAGGTCGGCGAACTCGTGATGCGTGAACTCAAGAAACTCGACAAGGTCGCCTACGTGCGCTTTGCCTCGGTGTACCGCAGCTTCGAGGACGTGGACGAGTTCCGGCAGCTGCTGCGCGACATCTGA
- a CDS encoding M48 family metalloprotease, giving the protein MVDSFPAVRLQDLTPLPYQQALAAHLQANEPEAWRWAASAEAREEHTAAMRAELLRSAYRLDADAHPDLHADATLAAQRLGVTARITLYQAPSGDGAAMNAAIYVVPGEAHIVLSGPLLERLQGPERQAVLGHELAHYLLWERDGGRHHVVDRLLHATAADPRADASHLQAARRHALYTEAFADRGGCVACGALEPAVSALIKIETGLTQVNVASYLAQAEEICADPNNKALQTRGVSHPEVFVRARALRLWTGREHDADEWLAAALEGPLDLGTLDMLGQQRVSALTRGTLAQLLQRPVLQSEALLAHARRFFPDFVPPTSAMPPPEPAPAGLHDYLASVLVDFVAADPEMDDVTLAAALGLADALDCATPFEQRVLKDLGLSKRNFTRVKRDAAALLDKAANPPSQAAAA; this is encoded by the coding sequence ATGGTCGACTCTTTCCCTGCCGTTCGCCTCCAAGACCTGACGCCGCTGCCCTACCAGCAGGCACTGGCCGCTCACCTCCAGGCGAACGAACCCGAGGCCTGGCGCTGGGCCGCCTCCGCCGAAGCGCGCGAAGAACACACGGCCGCCATGCGCGCCGAGCTGCTGCGCAGCGCCTACCGCCTCGACGCCGACGCACACCCCGACCTGCATGCCGATGCGACCCTGGCCGCGCAGCGGCTGGGCGTCACGGCGCGCATCACGCTCTACCAGGCCCCGTCCGGCGACGGCGCGGCCATGAATGCCGCCATCTACGTCGTGCCGGGCGAGGCGCACATCGTGCTCTCGGGCCCGCTGCTCGAACGGCTGCAGGGCCCGGAGCGCCAGGCCGTGCTCGGCCACGAGCTCGCGCACTACCTGCTGTGGGAACGCGACGGCGGCAGGCACCACGTCGTCGACCGCCTGCTGCACGCCACGGCGGCCGACCCGCGCGCCGATGCGAGCCACCTGCAGGCCGCGCGGCGCCATGCGCTGTACACCGAGGCCTTTGCCGACCGCGGCGGCTGCGTGGCCTGTGGCGCGCTCGAACCCGCCGTGAGCGCGCTCATCAAGATCGAGACCGGCCTCACGCAGGTCAACGTGGCGAGCTACCTGGCGCAGGCCGAGGAGATCTGCGCCGACCCCAACAACAAGGCGCTGCAGACGCGCGGCGTGAGCCACCCCGAGGTGTTCGTGCGCGCCCGCGCGCTGCGCCTGTGGACCGGCCGCGAGCACGACGCCGACGAATGGCTGGCCGCCGCGCTCGAAGGCCCGCTCGACCTGGGCACGCTCGACATGCTCGGCCAGCAGCGCGTGAGCGCGCTCACGCGCGGCACCCTCGCGCAGCTGCTGCAACGGCCCGTGCTGCAGTCGGAAGCGCTGCTGGCGCATGCGCGCCGTTTCTTCCCCGACTTCGTGCCGCCCACGTCGGCGATGCCGCCGCCCGAGCCCGCGCCCGCCGGCCTGCACGACTACCTGGCCAGCGTGCTGGTCGACTTCGTCGCCGCCGACCCCGAGATGGACGACGTCACCCTCGCCGCCGCGCTGGGCCTGGCCGATGCGCTGGACTGCGCCACGCCCTTCGAACAGCGCGTGCTGAAAGACCTGGGTCTGTCCAAGCGCAACTTCACCCGCGTCAAACGCGACGCCGCCGCCCTGCTCGACAAGGCCGCCAACCCGCCTTCGCAAGCCGCCGCCGCATGA
- a CDS encoding pyridoxal phosphate-dependent aminotransferase, translating to MRISTRAQRIEPFYVMEVAKAAGVLAREVAHTDRPMIFLNIGEPDFTAPPLVQEAAARAVRAGATQYTQATGLDHLRERISGWYKQRFNVDVPARRIVVTAGASAALQLACLALIESGDEILLPDPSYPCNRHFVSAADGKAVLVPTTAEERFQLTAAKVEAAWTDKTRGVLLASPSNPTGTSIAPDELRRIHEVVSQRGGITLIDEIYLGLSYDDAFGQTALAIDDNVISINSFSKYFNMTGWRLGWLVVPEVLVPVVERLAQNLFICASTVSQYAALACFEAESIAEYERRRAEFKARRDWFIPQLNALGLNVPVVPDGAFYAWADCTSVADKLGISGSWDFAFETMKRAHLAVTPGRDFGTAETAKFVRFSTASSMAHLQEAVERLRAMIAQ from the coding sequence ATGAGGATCTCGACGCGCGCGCAGCGCATCGAACCGTTTTACGTGATGGAGGTGGCGAAAGCCGCCGGTGTGCTCGCCCGCGAAGTGGCCCACACCGACCGTCCGATGATCTTCCTGAACATCGGCGAGCCTGACTTCACCGCCCCGCCGCTCGTGCAGGAAGCCGCCGCCCGCGCCGTGCGCGCCGGCGCCACGCAGTACACGCAGGCCACCGGCCTGGACCACCTGCGCGAACGCATCAGCGGCTGGTACAAGCAGCGCTTCAACGTCGACGTGCCGGCCCGCCGCATCGTCGTCACGGCCGGCGCCTCGGCTGCGCTGCAGCTGGCCTGCCTCGCGCTCATCGAATCGGGCGACGAGATCCTGCTGCCCGACCCGAGCTACCCCTGCAACCGCCACTTCGTGAGCGCTGCAGACGGCAAGGCCGTGCTGGTGCCGACCACGGCCGAAGAGCGCTTTCAGCTCACCGCCGCCAAGGTCGAGGCCGCGTGGACCGACAAGACACGCGGCGTGTTGCTGGCCTCGCCCTCGAACCCGACCGGCACCTCGATTGCGCCCGACGAGCTGCGCCGCATCCACGAGGTGGTGTCGCAGCGCGGCGGCATCACGCTGATCGACGAGATCTACCTTGGCCTCTCGTACGACGACGCCTTCGGGCAGACCGCACTGGCCATCGACGACAACGTCATCAGCATCAACAGCTTCAGCAAGTACTTCAACATGACCGGCTGGCGCCTCGGCTGGCTGGTGGTGCCCGAAGTGCTGGTGCCGGTGGTCGAGCGCCTGGCGCAGAACCTCTTCATCTGCGCGAGCACGGTGTCGCAGTACGCCGCGCTGGCCTGCTTCGAGGCCGAGAGCATCGCCGAGTACGAACGCCGCCGCGCCGAGTTCAAGGCGCGCCGCGACTGGTTCATTCCGCAACTGAACGCCCTGGGCCTGAACGTGCCCGTGGTGCCCGACGGTGCGTTCTACGCCTGGGCCGACTGCACCAGCGTGGCCGACAAGCTCGGCATCTCGGGCAGCTGGGACTTCGCCTTCGAAACCATGAAGCGCGCCCACCTGGCCGTGACACCCGGCCGCGACTTCGGCACGGCAGAGACCGCGAAGTTCGTGCGCTTCTCCACCGCCAGTTCGATGGCGCACCTGCAGGAAGCGGTCGAGCGCCTGCGGGCCATGATCGCGCAATGA
- the ribBA gene encoding bifunctional 3,4-dihydroxy-2-butanone-4-phosphate synthase/GTP cyclohydrolase II codes for MNASVTPIGASRADRAPAPISPVEDIVAELAAGRMVILVDEEDRENEGDIVIAADHITAESINFMARHARGLICLTLSREMCERLQLPPMVQRNGAKHSTAFTVSIEAAEGVTTGISAADRARTVQAAVARNAVAADLVQPGHIFPLQAVDGGVLMRAGHTEAGCDLAAMAGCSPASVICEVMNEDGTMARLPDLQIFAAEHGLKIGTIAALIEHRSRVESLVEKVGCREIQTNWGTFTAHAFIDKPSRGVHLALVRGQWAPEDTVSVRVHEPLSVLDALEVNRPMHSWSLDASLSHIANEGKGVAVLLNCGESAAELLSQFDGTARPAQAPERGRMDLRNYGIGAQILRECGVHKMNLLGAPRRMPSMAAGFGLEIAGYLTKD; via the coding sequence ATGAACGCCTCCGTCACGCCGATCGGCGCCTCGCGCGCCGACCGTGCACCCGCACCGATCTCCCCGGTCGAAGACATCGTGGCCGAACTGGCCGCCGGCCGCATGGTCATCCTCGTGGACGAGGAAGACCGCGAGAACGAAGGCGACATCGTCATCGCCGCCGATCACATCACCGCCGAATCCATCAACTTCATGGCACGCCACGCGCGCGGCCTGATCTGCCTCACGCTCTCGCGCGAGATGTGCGAGCGGCTGCAGCTGCCGCCGATGGTCCAGCGCAACGGCGCCAAGCACTCGACCGCCTTCACCGTCTCCATCGAGGCGGCCGAAGGCGTGACCACCGGCATCTCGGCCGCCGACCGCGCGCGCACCGTGCAGGCCGCCGTGGCGCGCAACGCCGTGGCCGCCGACCTCGTGCAGCCCGGCCACATCTTCCCGCTGCAGGCGGTGGACGGCGGCGTGCTCATGCGCGCCGGCCACACCGAAGCCGGCTGCGACCTCGCCGCCATGGCCGGCTGCTCGCCCGCCTCGGTGATCTGCGAAGTGATGAACGAAGACGGCACGATGGCCCGCCTGCCCGACCTGCAGATCTTCGCGGCCGAGCACGGCCTCAAGATCGGCACCATCGCCGCGCTCATCGAGCACCGCAGCCGCGTCGAATCGCTGGTCGAAAAAGTCGGTTGCCGCGAGATCCAGACCAACTGGGGCACCTTCACGGCCCACGCCTTCATCGACAAGCCCAGCCGCGGCGTGCACCTGGCGCTGGTGCGCGGCCAGTGGGCGCCCGAAGACACGGTGTCGGTGCGCGTGCACGAGCCGCTGTCGGTGCTCGACGCGCTCGAGGTCAACCGCCCGATGCACTCCTGGAGCCTGGACGCCAGCCTTTCGCACATCGCGAACGAAGGCAAGGGCGTGGCCGTGCTGCTGAACTGCGGCGAAAGCGCGGCCGAGCTGCTGTCGCAGTTCGACGGCACCGCGCGCCCGGCGCAAGCCCCCGAGCGCGGCCGCATGGACCTGCGCAACTACGGCATCGGCGCGCAGATCCTGCGCGAATGCGGTGTGCACAAGATGAACCTGCTCGGCGCGCCGCGTCGCATGCCGAGCATGGCCGCCGGCTTCGGCCTCGAAATCGCCGGTTACCTCACGAAAGACTGA
- the nusB gene encoding transcription antitermination factor NusB, which translates to MTEDTSKSAKSRQSRTGLTSTGVRKAAAKSNRSRAREFALQALYQHLVGRNDPTDIDHFTRDLAGFHKADAAHYDALLHGSINGAEQLDALILPLLDRKFTEISPIEHAVMWIGVYEFQNCPDVPWRVVLNECIELAKEFGGTDGHKYVNAVLNGLAPQLRPLEVEADRASGKARP; encoded by the coding sequence ATGACCGAAGACACCTCCAAGTCCGCCAAATCCCGCCAGTCGCGCACCGGCCTCACGAGCACGGGCGTTCGCAAGGCCGCGGCCAAGTCAAACCGCAGCCGCGCGCGCGAGTTCGCGCTGCAGGCGCTCTACCAGCACCTGGTGGGCCGCAACGACCCGACCGACATCGACCACTTCACGCGCGACCTCGCGGGCTTCCACAAGGCCGACGCGGCGCACTACGACGCGCTGCTGCACGGCTCGATCAACGGCGCCGAGCAGCTCGACGCGCTGATCCTGCCGCTGCTGGACCGCAAGTTCACCGAAATCTCGCCCATCGAACACGCCGTGATGTGGATCGGCGTGTACGAGTTCCAGAACTGCCCCGACGTGCCGTGGCGCGTGGTGCTGAACGAGTGCATCGAACTCGCCAAGGAATTCGGCGGCACCGACGGCCACAAGTACGTGAACGCGGTGCTCAACGGCCTGGCGCCGCAGCTGCGTCCGCTCGAAGTGGAAGCCGACCGGGCGTCGGGCAAGGCGCGTCCATGA
- the ybgC gene encoding tol-pal system-associated acyl-CoA thioesterase, whose protein sequence is MTFEFPIRVYWEDTDAGGIVFYANYLKFMERGRTEWLRSLGVEQRKLKEATGGQFVVSETQLKYHRPSRLDDELLVTAELRQLGTASLTIGQRVLSKTEQERTGAAAPVLLCEGTIRIGWVDAATLRPARIPAQVSGTLEHSSGSMIQPFKP, encoded by the coding sequence GTGACTTTCGAGTTTCCCATTCGCGTTTACTGGGAAGACACCGACGCCGGCGGCATCGTGTTCTATGCCAACTACCTGAAGTTCATGGAGCGCGGGCGCACCGAGTGGCTGCGCTCCCTGGGCGTCGAGCAGCGCAAGCTCAAGGAAGCCACCGGCGGCCAGTTCGTGGTGAGCGAAACGCAGCTCAAATACCATCGGCCCTCGCGGCTGGACGACGAACTGCTGGTTACAGCCGAACTCCGACAATTGGGCACTGCGTCGTTGACAATCGGTCAGCGCGTGCTATCAAAGACAGAGCAAGAGCGCACCGGCGCTGCGGCACCGGTCTTGCTGTGCGAAGGCACGATCCGCATCGGCTGGGTGGACGCCGCCACCTTGCGCCCTGCGCGCATTCCGGCCCAAGTTTCGGGAACCCTCGAGCACTCCAGCGGCTCCATGATTCAACCTTTCAAGCCATGA
- a CDS encoding ExbD/TolR family protein, protein MPAVSSRGRGRRTINEINMVPFIDVMLVLLIIFMVTAPLITPSVINLPTVDRANKQPDKPIEIVIKSDDEVQIKKDPSTGTGGASIPMTQIGSAAKAAQGGDAQRPVVISADKSVKYETVVKAMNQLKRSGIERVGLSVTTTGGK, encoded by the coding sequence ATGCCTGCCGTTTCATCCCGGGGCCGCGGCCGCCGCACGATCAACGAGATCAACATGGTCCCGTTCATCGACGTGATGCTGGTGCTGCTGATCATCTTCATGGTCACGGCACCGCTCATCACGCCGAGCGTGATCAACCTGCCGACGGTCGATCGTGCCAACAAGCAGCCCGACAAGCCCATCGAGATCGTCATCAAGAGCGACGACGAAGTGCAGATCAAGAAAGACCCGTCCACCGGCACCGGCGGCGCGTCGATTCCCATGACGCAAATCGGCTCTGCGGCCAAGGCCGCGCAAGGCGGCGACGCCCAGCGCCCCGTGGTCATCAGCGCCGACAAGTCGGTGAAGTACGAAACCGTCGTGAAGGCGATGAACCAGCTCAAGCGCAGCGGCATCGAGCGCGTGGGGCTGTCGGTCACGACCACGGGCGGCAAATAA
- the ribH gene encoding 6,7-dimethyl-8-ribityllumazine synthase: MQGSNKGATTLNGKGLRIGIVQARFNADITDALATACLSELEALGVTASDIHHVQVPGALEVPVALQALAERGGYHALVALGCIIRGETYHFELVANESGASVSRVALDYRLPIANAILTTENLEQAVARQTDKGRDAAQVAVEMAQLLATLS; this comes from the coding sequence ATGCAAGGTTCAAACAAGGGCGCGACCACGCTCAACGGCAAGGGTCTGCGCATCGGCATCGTGCAGGCGCGCTTCAACGCCGACATCACAGACGCACTGGCCACGGCCTGCCTGTCGGAGCTCGAAGCGCTCGGCGTGACCGCGTCCGACATCCATCACGTGCAGGTGCCCGGTGCGCTCGAAGTGCCGGTGGCGCTGCAGGCGCTTGCCGAGCGCGGCGGCTACCACGCGCTCGTGGCGCTGGGCTGCATCATCCGCGGCGAGACCTACCACTTCGAACTGGTGGCCAACGAATCGGGCGCGAGCGTGAGCCGCGTCGCACTCGACTACCGCCTGCCCATCGCCAACGCGATCCTCACGACCGAAAACCTCGAACAGGCCGTCGCCCGCCAGACCGACAAGGGCCGCGACGCAGCCCAGGTGGCGGTCGAGATGGCACAACTGCTGGCCACCCTTTCATGA
- the ribD gene encoding bifunctional diaminohydroxyphosphoribosylaminopyrimidine deaminase/5-amino-6-(5-phosphoribosylamino)uracil reductase RibD: MPSSEHIATALRLAASAIRLTDPNPRVGCVLCDAEGRVIGQGHTQQAGGPHAEVMALRDAQAQGHSTAGATAYVTLEPCSHHGRTGPCCDALVAAGVRRVVASLADPNPLVAGQGFARLRAAGVEVEVGPGAEESRELNIGFFSRMVRKQPWVRMKIAASLDGRTGLQNGVSQWITGEAARTDGHAWRARTGAMLTGVGTLLEDNPRLDVRLVDTPRQPHLVVVDSHLQTSPDAHIFIAGRAVWIYAASRHNEEKAAALEARGATITCLPNLHGKVDLPAMLQDLAARGVNELHVESGHKLNGSLLREGCVDELLVYLAPKLIGSGLDIASHLHADGPLTSLTGALPLEFQSVDMLGPDLRIVARVAGRDRF; the protein is encoded by the coding sequence ATGCCCTCCTCCGAACACATCGCAACCGCTCTGCGGCTCGCCGCCTCCGCGATCCGCCTGACCGACCCGAACCCGCGCGTCGGGTGCGTGCTCTGCGACGCCGAAGGCCGTGTGATCGGCCAGGGCCACACCCAACAAGCCGGCGGCCCACACGCCGAGGTGATGGCGCTGCGCGACGCGCAGGCCCAGGGCCATTCGACCGCGGGCGCCACCGCCTACGTCACGCTCGAACCCTGCTCCCACCACGGCCGCACCGGCCCCTGCTGCGACGCACTCGTCGCCGCCGGCGTGCGTCGCGTCGTGGCCTCGCTGGCCGATCCGAATCCGCTCGTGGCGGGACAGGGCTTCGCGCGACTGCGTGCGGCGGGCGTCGAGGTCGAAGTCGGACCGGGCGCGGAGGAATCCCGCGAGCTCAACATCGGCTTCTTCAGCCGCATGGTCCGCAAGCAGCCCTGGGTTCGCATGAAGATTGCGGCCTCGCTCGACGGCCGCACCGGCCTGCAGAACGGCGTGAGCCAGTGGATCACCGGCGAGGCCGCGCGCACCGACGGCCATGCCTGGCGGGCCCGCACCGGCGCCATGCTGACCGGTGTCGGCACGCTGCTCGAAGACAACCCGCGCCTGGACGTGCGCCTGGTCGACACGCCGCGCCAGCCGCACCTCGTCGTGGTCGACAGCCACCTCCAGACCTCGCCCGACGCTCACATTTTCATAGCTGGCCGCGCTGTCTGGATCTACGCTGCCAGCCGGCACAACGAAGAAAAGGCGGCCGCGCTCGAAGCCCGCGGCGCCACCATCACCTGCCTGCCCAACCTGCACGGCAAGGTCGACCTGCCCGCGATGCTCCAGGACCTCGCGGCGCGCGGCGTCAATGAGCTGCACGTCGAATCGGGCCACAAGCTCAACGGCTCGCTGCTGCGCGAAGGCTGCGTGGACGAGCTGCTGGTGTACCTGGCCCCCAAGCTGATCGGCAGCGGGCTCGACATCGCCAGCCACCTGCATGCCGACGGCCCGCTCACCTCGCTGACCGGCGCTCTGCCGCTCGAATTCCAGTCGGTGGACATGCTCGGGCCCGACCTGCGCATCGTCGCACGCGTTGCCGGCCGCGACCGCTTCTGA